The following coding sequences lie in one Paenibacillus durus ATCC 35681 genomic window:
- a CDS encoding shikimate kinase: MSGDEILPKTGPANSGNLILIGMMATGKSSVGAMLAEQLGYELVDLDHVIIRKEGRSVPDIFAEDGEAYFRAVETEVLRETLRGGRKVISTGGGAVLAPANREMMMENGIVAALSATAEAIISRVAEDNNRPLLAGNTEERVRRILEERKDAYSFAHCTVDTTNLTAAQVCHHILMHYRVLAFKHVG, from the coding sequence ATGTCTGGAGACGAGATACTGCCAAAGACCGGGCCCGCAAATTCCGGCAATCTGATTCTGATTGGAATGATGGCAACAGGGAAATCGAGTGTAGGCGCTATGTTAGCCGAGCAGCTAGGTTATGAGCTCGTGGATCTGGATCATGTTATTATCCGAAAAGAGGGACGGAGCGTGCCCGACATTTTTGCGGAAGATGGGGAAGCATACTTCAGGGCCGTGGAGACGGAAGTGCTGCGGGAGACGCTGCGGGGCGGCAGGAAGGTAATCTCCACTGGCGGAGGCGCGGTGCTTGCGCCGGCTAATAGAGAAATGATGATGGAGAATGGTATCGTAGCGGCGCTCAGCGCCACGGCAGAGGCTATTATATCCCGGGTAGCCGAAGACAACAATCGGCCGCTGCTGGCCGGCAATACGGAAGAACGTGTAAGGCGGATTCTGGAAGAACGAAAGGACGCCTACAGCTTCGCGCATTGCACGGTCGATACAACGAACTTGACAGCGGCACAAGTGTGTCATCATATTTTAATGCACTACCGCGTTTTAGCTTTTAAGCATGTAGGCTAG
- a CDS encoding GNAT family N-acetyltransferase — MAAEIVRVTTEEQLQQGLDIRKKVFVKEQNVPMEEEIDDFDKIGPDVHHVLLIDDGISVATGRLTYYREGTAKMQRIAVLKEYRVKGYGRVLLLALEELARELGLETSILDAQCRAEEFYRKLGYEVISEKPFYDAGILHVRMQKKL; from the coding sequence ATGGCGGCGGAAATTGTGCGCGTTACTACAGAGGAGCAGCTGCAACAGGGGCTGGATATCCGCAAAAAGGTATTTGTAAAGGAACAAAACGTTCCTATGGAAGAAGAAATCGACGATTTCGACAAAATTGGACCGGACGTGCATCACGTGCTGCTGATTGACGATGGGATTTCCGTTGCCACGGGAAGATTAACCTATTACAGAGAGGGAACCGCGAAGATGCAGCGGATCGCCGTGCTGAAAGAGTACCGGGTCAAGGGCTACGGCCGGGTGCTGCTGCTTGCGCTGGAGGAGCTGGCCCGGGAGCTTGGACTTGAAACGTCCATTCTTGACGCGCAGTGCCGGGCGGAAGAGTTCTACCGCAAGCTTGGCTATGAAGTGATCTCAGAGAAGCCGTTCTATGATGCCGGGATACTGCATGTGCGCATGCAAAAAAAATTGTAG
- a CDS encoding rhodanese-like domain-containing protein, which translates to MNGIPQITAPELRQRIESGEELVLIDVREADEVALGMISGAAHIPMGDIPYRTSEIPEDAEVILICRSGSRSQRVCEYLYAHGYSGVANLSGGMIGWNELLEN; encoded by the coding sequence ATGAATGGTATTCCCCAAATCACAGCCCCGGAGCTGCGTCAGCGCATTGAATCCGGTGAAGAATTGGTTCTGATCGACGTCAGAGAAGCCGATGAAGTAGCTCTCGGTATGATCTCCGGCGCCGCGCATATTCCCATGGGCGATATTCCGTACCGTACCTCAGAGATCCCTGAAGATGCTGAGGTTATTCTTATATGCCGTTCCGGTTCCCGCAGCCAGCGGGTATGCGAATACTTGTATGCTCATGGCTATAGCGGCGTTGCCAACCTGAGCGGCGGTATGATCGGATGGAATGAACTGCTGGAAAACTAG
- a CDS encoding DUF3892 domain-containing protein: MMGGERERFVAVRKNGDGDLTSFQTSTGRVLSYEQALQEVQTGVIAGVNVFKGKDGAPHIRGDADGDPTNNLDQLPQF; this comes from the coding sequence ATGATGGGCGGAGAACGGGAACGTTTTGTGGCGGTTCGGAAGAACGGTGACGGCGATCTTACCTCATTTCAGACCTCAACGGGCCGCGTACTAAGCTATGAGCAGGCGCTGCAGGAAGTTCAGACGGGAGTTATCGCCGGTGTCAATGTGTTCAAAGGGAAGGACGGAGCCCCCCACATCCGAGGGGATGCCGACGGCGATCCGACCAATAATCTTGATCAACTGCCGCAGTTTTAA
- a CDS encoding DUF1292 domain-containing protein, with protein sequence MSDHKHEHGGECCGGHGHHHGHSHEHGGCGCGHDHDHEHEEFVLTLTNEQGEDVEMVLVETFDVADKLYALLLERENPQADGIILRMEEEDEEMVLYNIEDEAEWKAVEEAYNELLAKQG encoded by the coding sequence ATGAGCGATCACAAACATGAGCATGGCGGAGAATGCTGCGGCGGACATGGCCATCATCATGGACATAGCCATGAGCATGGCGGATGCGGCTGCGGGCACGACCACGACCATGAGCACGAGGAGTTTGTGCTGACCTTGACGAACGAGCAGGGCGAAGATGTTGAGATGGTGCTAGTGGAGACATTCGACGTAGCCGACAAGCTCTATGCGCTGCTGCTGGAACGCGAGAACCCGCAAGCCGACGGCATCATTCTGCGCATGGAAGAAGAAGACGAAGAAATGGTGCTTTACAATATCGAAGACGAAGCGGAATGGAAAGCTGTGGAAGAAGCTTACAACGAACTGCTTGCCAAGCAGGGATAG
- the gndA gene encoding NADP-dependent phosphogluconate dehydrogenase, whose product MAKQQIGVIGLAVMGKNLALNIESRGFTVSVFNRSPEKTHDLLKEAEGKNLTGTFTIEEFVQSLETPRRILIMVQAGKATDATIEQLIPHLDQGDIIIDGGNAYFPDTIRRNKELEEKGFRFIGTGVSGGEEGALKGPSIMPGGQESAYELVEPILTAISAKVNGEPCCTYIGPDGAGHYVKMVHNGIEYGDMQLICEAYQLLKDVVGLDEKELHATFAEWNKGELDSYLIEITKDIFAQYDKETGKPMVDVILDAAGQKGTGKWTSQSSLDLGVPLSMITESVFSRFLSAMKEERVEASKVLSGPAAVAFDGDKAEFIENVRRALFASKIVSYAQGFAQLRVASDEYGWNLKYGNLAKIWRGGCIIRSRFLQNITDAYENNPELKNLLLDPFFKDIMTSYQDAWRKVVAEAVTRGIPVPGFASALAYYDSYRTERLPANLLQAQRDYFGAHTFKRVDKEGVFHHEWIAEAQSE is encoded by the coding sequence ATGGCAAAACAACAAATCGGAGTTATCGGCCTGGCTGTAATGGGCAAGAATTTGGCACTTAACATCGAGAGCAGAGGCTTTACCGTATCCGTATTCAACCGTTCCCCTGAGAAGACCCATGACCTTCTCAAAGAAGCGGAAGGCAAAAATCTCACCGGCACTTTTACTATTGAGGAATTCGTTCAGTCGCTGGAAACTCCGCGCAGAATTCTGATCATGGTTCAAGCGGGTAAAGCAACCGATGCGACCATAGAGCAATTGATTCCGCATTTGGATCAAGGCGACATTATCATCGACGGAGGCAATGCCTACTTCCCGGATACGATCCGCCGCAACAAGGAACTGGAGGAAAAAGGCTTCCGCTTTATCGGCACCGGCGTATCCGGCGGCGAAGAAGGCGCGCTGAAAGGGCCTTCCATCATGCCTGGCGGTCAGGAAAGCGCGTATGAACTGGTAGAGCCGATCCTCACAGCGATCTCGGCCAAAGTGAACGGAGAACCTTGCTGTACATATATCGGACCGGACGGAGCGGGCCATTACGTGAAGATGGTGCATAACGGCATCGAGTACGGCGACATGCAGCTCATCTGCGAAGCGTACCAGCTCCTGAAAGACGTTGTGGGCCTTGATGAAAAAGAACTGCATGCGACTTTCGCCGAGTGGAACAAAGGCGAGCTCGACAGCTATTTGATCGAGATTACGAAGGATATCTTCGCGCAGTATGACAAAGAAACCGGCAAGCCGATGGTCGACGTCATCCTCGACGCCGCAGGGCAAAAAGGCACCGGTAAATGGACAAGCCAAAGCTCGCTGGATCTGGGCGTACCGCTGTCCATGATTACGGAATCCGTATTCTCCCGCTTCCTCTCCGCAATGAAAGAGGAGCGCGTAGAAGCAAGCAAAGTGCTGAGCGGACCGGCTGCCGTCGCGTTTGACGGAGACAAAGCCGAGTTTATCGAGAATGTACGCAGAGCGCTGTTCGCGAGCAAAATTGTTTCCTACGCCCAAGGCTTCGCACAGCTGCGCGTCGCTTCCGATGAATACGGCTGGAATCTGAAATACGGCAATCTGGCCAAGATCTGGCGCGGCGGCTGCATTATCCGTTCCCGCTTCCTGCAGAACATTACCGATGCTTACGAGAACAATCCGGAGCTCAAGAACCTGCTGCTCGATCCGTTCTTCAAAGACATCATGACTTCTTATCAGGATGCATGGCGCAAGGTGGTTGCCGAAGCCGTAACCCGCGGCATCCCGGTTCCGGGCTTCGCAAGCGCCCTGGCTTACTACGACAGCTACCGCACGGAGCGTCTGCCGGCGAACCTGCTGCAGGCGCAGCGCGACTACTTCGGCGCGCATACATTTAAGCGCGTGGACAAGGAAGGCGTCTTCCACCACGAGTGGATTGCCGAAGCGCAGTCGGAATAA
- a CDS encoding aminotransferase class I/II-fold pyridoxal phosphate-dependent enzyme, whose translation MDQSFTPLFTALKKHAAGNPVQFHIPGHKKGAGTDPEFREFIGDNAFSIDLINIAPLDDLHQPKGVIAQAQNLAAEAFGADYTYFSVQGTSGAIMTMILSVCSPGEKIIVPRNVHKSVMSAIIFSGAKPIFVSPVQDENLGIDHGITTSSLKRALQRHPDAKGVLVINPTYFGVCADLRSIVELAHSYGVPVLVDEAHGVLIHFHEELPMSAMQAGADMAATSVHKLGGSMTQSSVLNVNADTGLFNPQRVQTMMSMLTTTSTSYILLASLDTARRHLALNGHDMAAHAIELAKYAREAVNEIEGLYSFGNDILGTEATFDHDPTKLSIHVRHLGITGWEAENWLREKYNIEVEMSDMYNILCLITPGDTQQSVDKLLSALRVLSAIHYGKGDIYELKVQVPEIPQLALTPRDALYADTELVPFKESADRIIAEFIYVYPPGIPILLPGEVITQDNIDYILDHVEIGLPVKGPEDRTLTHVKVIVEADPIF comes from the coding sequence ATGGATCAATCGTTTACCCCTCTCTTCACGGCTCTAAAAAAGCACGCTGCCGGAAATCCGGTGCAATTTCACATTCCCGGTCATAAAAAAGGGGCCGGAACCGATCCCGAGTTCCGGGAATTCATCGGTGATAACGCCTTTTCCATAGATCTGATCAATATTGCACCGCTCGACGACCTGCACCAGCCCAAAGGCGTGATCGCCCAGGCGCAGAACCTGGCGGCGGAAGCGTTCGGAGCGGATTATACTTATTTCAGCGTTCAAGGCACAAGCGGAGCCATCATGACGATGATTCTGTCGGTCTGCTCTCCCGGGGAGAAGATTATCGTCCCCCGCAACGTTCACAAATCGGTCATGTCCGCCATCATCTTCTCGGGAGCCAAGCCAATCTTCGTATCCCCCGTGCAGGATGAGAACCTCGGCATCGACCACGGCATTACGACCAGTTCTCTTAAACGCGCCCTGCAGCGTCATCCGGATGCCAAAGGGGTGCTCGTCATCAACCCGACTTACTTCGGGGTATGCGCCGATCTCCGCTCGATTGTAGAGCTTGCCCACAGCTACGGCGTTCCCGTTCTGGTAGACGAGGCTCACGGCGTTCTGATCCATTTCCACGAGGAGCTGCCGATGTCGGCAATGCAGGCGGGTGCGGATATGGCCGCCACAAGTGTTCATAAGCTCGGCGGCTCCATGACCCAGAGTTCGGTGCTCAATGTTAATGCCGACACCGGCCTCTTTAACCCGCAGCGTGTGCAGACGATGATGAGCATGCTGACGACAACTTCAACCTCCTATATCCTGCTCGCTTCCCTTGATACGGCCAGACGCCATCTCGCGCTGAACGGCCATGATATGGCGGCTCATGCAATTGAACTGGCTAAATATGCCAGAGAAGCGGTTAATGAAATCGAAGGCCTGTACAGCTTCGGCAACGATATCCTTGGCACGGAGGCCACCTTCGATCACGACCCTACCAAGCTGAGCATCCATGTGCGCCATCTGGGCATTACGGGCTGGGAAGCGGAGAATTGGCTGCGTGAGAAATATAATATCGAAGTCGAAATGAGCGACATGTATAACATTCTTTGCCTAATTACGCCCGGAGATACCCAGCAATCTGTAGACAAACTATTGTCGGCGCTGCGGGTATTGTCAGCTATCCATTACGGCAAAGGCGACATCTACGAGCTTAAAGTACAGGTTCCGGAAATCCCGCAGCTAGCGCTCACTCCGCGGGACGCACTCTATGCGGATACGGAGCTTGTACCGTTCAAGGAATCGGCCGACCGCATTATCGCAGAATTCATATATGTCTATCCCCCGGGTATTCCGATACTGCTTCCCGGAGAAGTAATTACACAGGATAACATCGATTATATCCTCGACCATGTGGAGATCGGCCTGCCCGTCAAAGGGCCGGAGGATCGCACGCTAACCCATGTTAAGGTAATCGTCGAGGCCGACCCGATATTCTAG
- a CDS encoding MFS transporter, with protein MPSKTEQRMHINLASPFIIEMWIIIFLVEFVKGSLLVALLPVYMENTLGLSVTVVGLAFALQYLGDNLFRSPSGWVMERIGYRWTMTGALLLITVAVILIIIATDAVSLSLACLVLGIGASPLWPCVMTGVTELAGSTKSGSSGAAMGAVEMASMAGTGIGPITVNFLMEHGHQSYRAVFFVLLAFAVSVVAVALLLPARITHGFHAVRHGGDEPGTAHPKLSPLKSLQRKLLQVRQSLKVSRLLYPALFLQAFAIGLMTPVVTLFTRTELNLTPSQFNLLLIAGGGITVLALIPAGRLVDRIGTKGFLSVGFLLAAVSLAAFSMVRWLPLVFVIVPLVGVGYAFILPAWNAFLAKQVPKGERGTVWGLFLTLQGSGMVAGPIVSGKLWDTVGHGAPFVASACVMVLLFILHLIIVRRTKLRTGESH; from the coding sequence ATGCCCTCCAAAACCGAGCAGCGGATGCATATCAATCTGGCATCGCCGTTTATTATCGAGATGTGGATTATTATTTTTTTGGTTGAATTTGTGAAAGGGTCGCTGCTTGTCGCGCTGCTGCCCGTCTATATGGAGAATACACTCGGACTGTCCGTCACGGTGGTCGGTCTGGCCTTCGCGCTGCAATACTTGGGCGATAATCTGTTCCGCAGTCCTTCGGGATGGGTCATGGAACGGATCGGGTACCGCTGGACCATGACCGGAGCGCTGCTGCTGATTACGGTGGCCGTCATCCTGATTATTATTGCCACAGACGCGGTGTCTCTGTCACTGGCCTGCCTGGTCTTAGGGATAGGCGCGTCCCCGCTCTGGCCTTGCGTGATGACCGGCGTGACGGAGCTGGCCGGCTCCACCAAAAGCGGAAGCAGCGGCGCGGCCATGGGGGCTGTGGAGATGGCTTCCATGGCCGGGACGGGCATCGGGCCGATCACGGTCAACTTCCTGATGGAGCATGGCCATCAGAGCTACCGCGCCGTATTCTTCGTGCTGCTGGCCTTCGCCGTATCCGTGGTCGCAGTCGCCCTGCTGCTGCCTGCCCGGATTACCCACGGGTTCCATGCCGTAAGACATGGAGGGGATGAGCCGGGAACGGCTCATCCGAAGCTGTCCCCGCTAAAGAGCCTGCAGCGAAAGCTGCTTCAGGTGAGACAGTCGCTGAAGGTCAGCCGGCTGCTGTACCCGGCGCTGTTCCTGCAGGCATTCGCAATCGGGCTGATGACGCCGGTCGTTACCCTGTTTACCCGGACGGAGCTGAATCTGACGCCGTCCCAGTTCAATCTGCTGCTGATTGCCGGAGGCGGCATTACCGTACTGGCTCTAATTCCGGCGGGCAGGCTGGTGGATCGGATTGGCACGAAGGGTTTTTTGAGTGTCGGCTTCCTGCTTGCAGCGGTTTCGCTCGCGGCTTTCTCCATGGTTCGCTGGCTTCCGCTCGTGTTTGTTATAGTCCCTCTGGTCGGAGTCGGCTATGCGTTTATTTTGCCGGCTTGGAACGCTTTCCTTGCCAAGCAGGTCCCCAAAGGCGAGCGCGGTACGGTATGGGGATTATTTCTCACCTTGCAGGGCTCCGGGATGGTAGCCGGCCCTATTGTTTCCGGCAAGCTGTGGGATACGGTCGGCCATGGCGCTCCCTTTGTGGCGAGCGCATGCGTCATGGTGCTGCTGTTCATCCTGCATCTGATCATCGTGCGCCGCACGAAGCTGAGAACCGGGGAGTCGCACTAG
- a CDS encoding AEC family transporter produces MIGEILLQVVLPVFILIGAGSLLQWLFRLDLYTMAKINFYYITPAAVFMSMYLSKMSPSLLGMVVGFYALYIGILYILSFILTRSLKYKTGMKAAFTNSVLLDNAGNYGMPVNDLAFHGDALAASLQSLIMALQSLLTFTYGVISIQRAKLKGNYRIVIIGFLKMPVPYALVLGLAFHAFSVPLPLFISKPLTYAQESMVAVALLTLGAQIIKYPLRLARADLYLSLLLRLLAAPAIGILLVLALGLKGIPAQALIIASGMPTGVNASLLAEEYNNEPDFAAQTVLVSTLLNVITITGLITLAHTLG; encoded by the coding sequence ATGATTGGTGAGATTCTGCTTCAGGTTGTGCTTCCGGTTTTTATTCTGATTGGCGCCGGCTCGCTGCTCCAGTGGCTGTTTCGGCTGGATTTGTATACGATGGCAAAAATCAACTTCTACTACATAACGCCCGCCGCCGTGTTTATGAGTATGTACCTCTCGAAAATGTCGCCCTCCCTGCTCGGCATGGTAGTCGGTTTCTACGCGCTATACATCGGTATCCTCTATATATTGTCCTTTATTCTTACACGTTCGCTAAAATATAAAACAGGCATGAAGGCCGCATTTACGAATAGCGTGCTGCTGGATAACGCGGGCAACTACGGCATGCCGGTTAATGATCTGGCCTTTCACGGAGATGCTCTCGCCGCTTCGCTTCAATCGCTGATTATGGCGCTGCAAAGCCTGCTCACCTTCACTTATGGCGTCATTTCCATTCAGCGGGCCAAGCTTAAGGGCAATTACCGGATCGTCATTATCGGATTTCTGAAAATGCCCGTTCCTTACGCGCTGGTGTTGGGATTAGCGTTCCACGCCTTCTCCGTGCCGCTGCCTCTGTTCATCTCCAAACCGCTCACCTATGCCCAGGAATCGATGGTTGCGGTCGCGCTGCTGACGCTGGGGGCGCAGATCATCAAATATCCGCTCCGGCTGGCCCGGGCCGATCTTTATCTAAGTCTCCTGCTTCGCCTGCTCGCCGCTCCTGCGATCGGCATTCTGCTCGTGCTTGCGCTTGGACTTAAGGGCATACCCGCGCAGGCGCTGATCATCGCTTCCGGCATGCCGACGGGCGTTAACGCCTCGCTGCTTGCCGAGGAATATAACAATGAGCCGGACTTCGCGGCCCAGACCGTGCTGGTTTCGACGCTGCTGAATGTCATTACGATAACCGGTTTAATTACACTGGCCCATACACTAGGGTAA
- a CDS encoding MBL fold metallo-hydrolase has product MTVKLQMLGTGSAFTKNYFNNNALLMDSGYTLLIDCGITAPLAMHELGRSFEEVEATLITHLHADHAGGLEELALTLLHTTGRKMTLLLPEALVDPLWEHTLMGGLYQKGIITSLDDAFHVRPLKPDTVYSLSPEITVRLIQTPHIPGKDSYSLMLNEEIFYSADMTFEPELLTSLVRSGGCRKIYHDCQLEGAGVVHTTLEELKSLPEDIRSRISLMHYGDEKPDYVGRTSGMDFLEQHVVYYL; this is encoded by the coding sequence ATGACTGTCAAATTGCAAATGCTCGGAACGGGCAGTGCCTTCACCAAGAACTATTTCAACAATAATGCCCTCCTGATGGACAGCGGCTATACTCTGCTGATCGATTGCGGCATCACCGCTCCGCTGGCCATGCATGAGCTGGGGCGTTCCTTCGAGGAGGTCGAAGCGACGCTGATTACACATCTGCATGCCGACCATGCCGGCGGGCTGGAAGAGCTTGCATTGACACTTCTCCATACAACCGGCCGCAAAATGACTCTTTTGCTCCCCGAAGCGCTCGTTGATCCTCTATGGGAGCATACTTTGATGGGCGGGCTGTACCAGAAGGGCATCATTACTTCGCTGGATGACGCGTTTCATGTCCGTCCGCTGAAGCCGGATACGGTGTATTCCCTCTCGCCGGAAATCACCGTCCGCCTGATCCAGACACCGCATATTCCGGGTAAAGACAGCTATTCGCTCATGCTGAACGAGGAGATATTTTACAGCGCCGACATGACGTTTGAGCCGGAGCTCTTGACGAGTCTCGTGCGAAGCGGGGGCTGCCGAAAAATTTATCATGACTGCCAGCTGGAAGGCGCAGGCGTCGTTCATACCACCCTGGAGGAACTGAAAAGTCTTCCCGAGGATATCCGCAGCCGGATCTCCCTGATGCATTACGGCGACGAAAAGCCGGACTACGTCGGGCGGACGTCGGGAATGGATTTTTTGGAGCAGCATGTGGTGTATTATTTATAA
- a CDS encoding DUF1054 domain-containing protein, whose translation MSFNGFAAEDFEVFGIDGLEPRMDALIAKVRPKLTALGGEVAPFLSALCGEEMFPHVAKHARRTVHPPNDTWVAWGPGKRGYKALPHFQTGLFRSHLFIVFAIIYESPNKAIFADALSGGLPSALERLPGHYFWSTDHLDPHGIPQSDMDDDRFAELARRLKEVKKAEVTCGLRIGNDDPVLRDGQALLQVIEQTFETLLPLYRMSF comes from the coding sequence ATGTCGTTCAACGGATTTGCAGCAGAAGATTTTGAAGTATTTGGCATTGACGGTCTCGAGCCCCGGATGGATGCTCTAATCGCCAAGGTACGGCCAAAGCTGACGGCGCTCGGCGGCGAAGTCGCCCCGTTTCTTTCCGCCCTGTGCGGGGAGGAGATGTTCCCTCATGTAGCCAAGCACGCCCGGCGTACGGTGCACCCGCCGAATGATACCTGGGTAGCCTGGGGGCCCGGCAAAAGGGGCTACAAAGCGCTGCCTCATTTTCAGACCGGCCTGTTTCGGAGCCATCTATTCATCGTGTTCGCGATTATTTACGAGAGCCCGAACAAAGCCATTTTCGCCGATGCGCTATCCGGCGGCTTACCTTCGGCCTTGGAGCGGCTGCCGGGTCATTATTTCTGGTCCACGGACCATCTGGACCCGCACGGAATACCGCAATCGGACATGGACGATGACCGTTTCGCCGAGCTGGCGCGCCGTCTTAAGGAAGTGAAGAAAGCGGAAGTTACCTGCGGACTGCGCATCGGAAATGACGATCCGGTTCTTAGGGATGGACAAGCGCTTCTTCAAGTCATTGAACAGACGTTCGAGACGCTGCTTCCCTTATACCGGATGTCGTTCTAA
- the aroA gene encoding 3-phosphoshikimate 1-carboxyvinyltransferase: MDVIVRPTPELHGEIGALSSKNYTTRYLLVAALSEGTSTIYHPAHSEDSDAIRRCIRDLGAELTEDDEKIVIKGFGRRPKDVKELNVGNAGAVLRFLMAVASLCPEVTFVNTYPDSLGKRPHDDLIDALGQLGVEVKHNEGRLPITIRGGNPKGGRITVSGAVSSQYLSALLFLTPLLEEDSEIIVLNDLKSKVVVGQTLEVLEQAGIVIHAADDYMSFKVPGGQSYEAKSYTVQGDYPGSAAVLAAAVVTKSDVKIQRLAENSRQGERAIIDVLRMMEAPLTHENGTVHVQGNGRLKAVEFDGDAATDAVLAMVAAAVFAEGTSRFYNVENLRYKECDRITDYLAELSKAGARVEERRDEIIVHGRPEGVEGGVTINAHFDHRVIMALTVVGLRAAKPLLIKDAHHVAKSYPQYFDHLRALGADVEWVK; encoded by the coding sequence ATGGACGTTATTGTAAGGCCTACGCCGGAACTACACGGGGAAATCGGAGCTTTGTCCTCCAAAAATTATACGACGCGTTATCTGCTGGTAGCCGCGCTGTCAGAAGGCACGAGCACGATCTATCATCCGGCGCACAGCGAGGACAGCGACGCTATACGCCGCTGTATCCGCGACCTGGGGGCGGAGCTTACGGAGGACGACGAGAAGATCGTCATCAAGGGCTTCGGCCGCCGCCCCAAAGATGTCAAGGAGCTCAATGTGGGCAACGCCGGCGCGGTGCTGCGCTTCCTGATGGCGGTTGCCTCCCTGTGTCCGGAAGTGACCTTTGTGAATACATACCCGGACTCGCTCGGCAAGCGTCCTCATGACGACCTGATCGACGCTCTCGGCCAGCTTGGCGTGGAGGTCAAGCATAATGAAGGCCGCCTGCCGATCACGATCCGGGGCGGAAACCCGAAGGGAGGCCGCATCACCGTCTCCGGCGCGGTCAGCTCCCAGTATTTGAGCGCCCTGCTGTTCCTGACGCCGCTGCTTGAGGAAGACAGCGAGATCATTGTGCTGAATGATCTGAAATCGAAAGTAGTCGTAGGCCAGACGCTGGAGGTGCTGGAGCAGGCCGGAATCGTCATTCACGCGGCCGACGACTACATGTCGTTCAAGGTGCCGGGCGGGCAGTCTTATGAGGCCAAATCGTACACGGTGCAGGGGGATTACCCCGGTTCGGCGGCCGTACTTGCGGCAGCGGTCGTTACGAAGTCCGACGTAAAGATTCAGCGTCTGGCCGAGAACAGCCGGCAGGGCGAAAGAGCAATTATTGATGTGCTGCGCATGATGGAAGCGCCGCTCACCCATGAGAACGGGACGGTGCATGTGCAAGGGAACGGACGCCTTAAGGCCGTGGAATTTGATGGGGACGCGGCTACGGACGCCGTGCTCGCGATGGTTGCCGCCGCTGTGTTTGCGGAAGGGACCTCGAGGTTCTATAATGTGGAGAATCTGCGCTATAAGGAATGCGACCGGATCACCGATTATTTGGCCGAGCTGAGCAAGGCTGGGGCGAGGGTTGAAGAACGGCGGGACGAGATCATCGTGCATGGCAGACCGGAAGGCGTCGAAGGCGGCGTTACGATCAACGCGCACTTTGACCATCGCGTCATTATGGCCCTGACGGTCGTCGGGCTTCGCGCTGCGAAGCCGCTGCTGATCAAGGATGCGCATCATGTCGCCAAATCGTATCCGCAGTATTTTGACCATTTGCGGGCGCTCGGCGCGGATGTCGAGTGGGTAAAATAA
- a CDS encoding CoA-binding protein gives MAFENPSREQIGDILASAGNIAVVGLSDKSDRTSYMVAYAMQLKGYRIIPVNPLVNGEILGEKCYHSLAEIPEPVDIVNVFRRSEFCAEVAREAAAIGAKVLWLQQGIVSPEAAEIAAEAGMTAIMDRCIKVEEAITMNGRKRNVK, from the coding sequence ATGGCTTTTGAGAATCCATCCAGGGAACAGATCGGGGATATTCTGGCCTCCGCCGGCAATATCGCCGTGGTGGGACTGTCCGACAAGAGCGACCGGACGTCCTATATGGTCGCCTACGCCATGCAGCTTAAGGGCTACCGGATCATTCCGGTTAACCCGTTGGTGAACGGCGAGATCCTTGGGGAGAAGTGCTATCATTCGCTCGCGGAGATTCCGGAGCCGGTTGACATTGTCAATGTGTTCCGCCGCAGCGAGTTCTGCGCGGAAGTCGCACGCGAGGCCGCGGCTATCGGCGCCAAGGTGCTATGGCTGCAGCAGGGGATTGTCAGTCCCGAAGCTGCGGAAATTGCCGCAGAGGCTGGCATGACGGCCATCATGGACCGCTGCATCAAGGTCGAGGAAGCAATAACGATGAACGGACGGAAACGTAACGTAAAGTAA